Sequence from the Leptotrichia sp. OH3620_COT-345 genome:
TTTTCTTATTTTTTCATTTCTCACTTTTTTTAAATTATCATATTCCATTATGAAATCCTTTTCAGATAAACGTTCATATTTCAATTTATTAATTTCTCTTTTAAAATCTCTTTCCAGTTTTAATATTTCAGCTTTTTGTTCATTTTCTAAGTTCAAGTTATCCATCAAACTTCTGATTTTATCATTTTTTTCTTCAAATTCAAGTTTTTTCTCATTAATATATCTGTTAAAATTTGTAAGTTGCTCATAAGATAAAATTTCTGCTATTTTCAAATATCTTTCTTTTTCAATTTTATCAATTTTCTCTTTTTTCCCTTCAAACTGTTTTAATTCTT
This genomic interval carries:
- a CDS encoding viral A-type inclusion protein — translated: MKNTKKILFLFMMILSISCISNAYEDYYKKVYIVKISKKEIFQAVNATQKQQKKLSRIFDNFQKKAEKVEKELKQFEGKKEKIDKIEKERYLKIAEILSYEQLTNFNRYINEKKLEFEEKNDKIRSLMDNLNLENEQKAEILKLERDFKREINKLKYERLSEKDFIMEYDNLKKVRNEKIRKILNPEQLKTVENF